A portion of the Bactrocera neohumeralis isolate Rockhampton chromosome 2, APGP_CSIRO_Bneo_wtdbg2-racon-allhic-juicebox.fasta_v2, whole genome shotgun sequence genome contains these proteins:
- the LOC126768057 gene encoding hybrid signal transduction histidine kinase M: protein MTIPSRPAPAPPVARGQNAAAGANASIEQLRIQLQQQQIHQQQNRGVQKLTISLPPPPKGSTATPMVNRNNSISSNNNYNSFNMDSNQSAITRKFPQARYTPTTNWEDDPFGANAAAAANTNGNGKKVPPPRPPPPKVQVNGRRAPQPPSTHSTKLLSNIFRSKKSSSSISNNNNKANKIYGVSSGVYAVNNTSVSTTNSSSTTTWGTTNNATNSVNNSQSWQANWNNSYSSTSLTSLGAVNQGGTGVPNATEAQLISFDSPPSSPTFTQKSNSDCLSVDSFSSDSNFSSPNNGSVSQPESGFEDDFSARSRPATTSPLDPWEAFDSGFNTAVDSIYGSTTATNSIGTAPVRNLNTINSRIQSSNDNPLCNGKSLLPPTPTLSVPTIIKPKVSQKQRAPKPPMLQKSQFTHGNDTSLTPPSPPMPICAPPPPPNGVSLLDVISGKADALQLNGAINGDLGLGAGVAETRPHGIALYAFDGIEEGDLSFRENEKIYILEQVSAEWYRGRTRSGCEGIFPINYIDVKVPLVEENAKTKPLRVRCLYNFPAEYDGDLALTQNEIVTILYKINEDWLYGEVDGRQGQFPANFIEYLPENIPMA from the exons ATGACGATTCCATCGCGTCCAGCGCCTGCACCACCAGTGGCGCGCGGTCAAAATGCTGCCGCCGGTGCTAATGCAAGTATCGAACAACTACGcatacaattacaacaacaacagatacATCAGCAACAGAATCGTGGAGTACAGAAATTGACTATAAGTCTACCACCACCACCGAAAGGTTCGACTGCAACGCCCATGGTTAATCGCAATAACAGTatcagtagcaacaacaactataatagTTTTAACATGGACAGTAATCAGTCGGCGATAACACGAAAGTTTCCACAAGCACGCTACACGCCCACCACAAATTGGGAGGATGATCCTTTCGGTGCCAATGCAGCAGCTGCTGCTAATACAAATGGCAATGGCAAAAAGGTACCTCCACCACGGCCACCACCACCGAAAGTGCAAGTAAATGGTCGTAGAGCGCCTCAACCACCATCCACGCATTCAACAAAGTTGCTGAGCAACATTTTCAGGAGCAAAAAAAGCAGTAGTAGTAttagcaacaataataataaagcaaataagatATATGGTGTCAGCAGTGGAGTTTATGCCGTTAACAACACATCCGTGTCAACAACAAACAGCAGTAGCACAACAACGTGGGGCACCACAAACAATGCTACAAATAGTGTCAACAACAGTCAAAGTTGGCAGGCTAATTGGAACAACAGTTACTCGTCCACATCGCTTACATCTCTGGGTGCTGTCAATCAAGGTGGCACAGGTGTGCCGAACGCAACCGAAGCACAACTGATCAGTTTCGATTCACCACCAAGTTCGCCAACATTCACACAGAAGTCCAATAGCGATTGCCTCAGCGTAGATAGTTTCAGTTCGGATTCGAATTTCAGTTCGCCGAATAATGGTAGTGTCTCCCAACCGGAAAGCGGCTTCGAGGATGACTTTAGTGCACGCAGTCGTCCAGCTACTACCAGTCCGCTGGATCCTTGGGAAGCTTTTGATAGCGGTTTCAATACGGCGGTCGACAGTATTTATGGTAGTACAACAGCAACGAATAGCATCGGTACTGCACCGGTACGCAATCTCAACACCATCAATTCGCGCATTCAATCAAGTAACGATAATCCACTCTGTAATGGAAAGAGTCTCCTACCACCGACGCCCACACTGAGTGTACCAACTATTATCAAACCAAAAGTATCCCAGAAACAACGTGCACCTAAACCGCCGATGTTGCAGAAATCGCAGTTCACACATGGTAATGATACATCACTAACGCCACCATCGCCTCCAATGCCGATATGTGCGCCACCACCGCCACCGAACGGTGTATCATTGCTGGACGTCATATCAGGAAAAGCGGATGCATTGCAATTGAATGGTGCCATTAATGGTGACTTGGGTCTTGGCGCTGGTGTAGCGGAAACTAGGCCCCATGGCATTGCGCTATACGCCTTTGATGGTATCGAAGAGGGTGATCTCAGTTTTCGG GAGAACGAGAAAATCTATATATTGGAGCAGGTGAGCGCTGAATGGTATCGTGGTCGTACGCGCTCTGGCTGTGAAGGTATTTTCCCAATAAATTATATCGATGTAAAAGTCCCATTAGTAGAGGAAAATGCCAAAACCAAACCGTTACGTGTACGATGCCTCTACAATTTCCCAGCCGAGTATGACGGCGATTTGGCTTTGACG CAAAATGAAATAGTGACCATACTCTACAAAATTAATGAAGACTGGCTTTATGGTGAAGTGGATGGCCGACAAGGCCAATTTCCAGCGAATTTCATTGAATACTTACCCGAAAACATACCGATGGCATAA
- the LOC126768078 gene encoding uncharacterized protein LOC126768078, producing the protein MSHFQSVPDTGDDLDNESVEVLRARLNDMKRLMSERTAQIQQNPATTEQIWSTKRQSATGIIDGNFLSVAFGGALLVIVSVSVYAFYNLYHAILKKFPSHHEEL; encoded by the exons atgTCGCATTTCCAAAGCGTACCAGACACAGGAG ATGATTTAGACAACGAATCTGTGGAAGTGTTGCGTGCACGGCTAAACGACATGAAGCGGTTGATGAGTGAACGCACTGCCCAAATACAACAGAATCCGGCCACCACGGAGCAAATATGGAGCACTAAACGACAAAGCGCGACAGGAATTATCGATGGCAATTTCCTAAGCGTTGCCTTTGGAGGCGCTCTATTGGTTATCGTTTCGGTTTCAGTGTACgcattttacaatttatatcATGCAATATTGAAGAAGTTCCCCTCACATCATGAAGAACTGTAG
- the LOC126768075 gene encoding GTP-binding protein Rheb homolog yields the protein MPLKERNIAMMGYSSVGKSSLCIQFVEGQFVDSYDPTIENTFTKIARVNSQDYDVKVVDTAGQDEYSIFPVQYSMDFHGYVLVYSITSQKSFEVIKIIYEKLLDVMGKKYVPVVLVGNKTDLHQERMVSTEEGRKLAESWRAIFLETSAKQNESVADIFHRLLISIESENGNPQEKSNCIIS from the exons ATGCCACTCAAGGAACGCAATATTGCCATGATGGGTTACAGCTCTGTGG GCAAATCATCATTGTGCATACAATTTGTTGAGGGTCAATTTGTGGACTCCTACGATCCGACAATTGAGAACA CCTTTACGAAAATAGCTCGAGTGAATTCGCAGGACTACGATGTCAAAGTTGTTGATACAGCTGGACAAGATGAGTACAGCATATTCCCTGTGCAATATAGCATGGACTTCCACGGATATGTTCTTGTCTATTCGATAACCAGTCAAAAGTCTTTTGAAGTGatcaaaattatctacgaaaaGTTGTTGGATGTAATGGGaaagaaata TGTACCTGTTGTATTAGTTGGAAACAAAACCGATCTACACCAAGAGCGCATGGTGTCTACTGAAGAAGGGCGTAAATTAGCTGAATCATGGCGAGCTATATTTTTGGAAACTTCAGCTAAGCAAAATGAG TCTGTTGCTGACATATTTCATCGACTTCTCATATCCATTGAGAGTGAAAATGGTAATCCACAGGAAAAGAGCAATTGCATTATTTCGTGA
- the LOC126768067 gene encoding glycerophosphodiester phosphodiesterase 1 translates to MRILNVLWTLLKMLYQLLWCSARLLSLLFNIFWFACNLASACIPWMTLVLMVACVGSKFAKLRSPDEKRLLRLLGGCAPEELTYWPIANRGAGYDAPENSRAAIKKCVARGYRNILLEASLTACGEIVIVNRTTLERAGLLGGIAQYTLDELRKLNITELHPLGSQFEAEQILTLKELLLILEEEHRITIFLHILDNSVRMLEQLRAAIKSNAQFTSRTILISRSPYAIYQLRKSRPELICGLWTEKSLSLALLKASTLITSIYGAFFRNIIAPVIGISVVFVNKEEFNLHIAELWRNVGVRPLVYNVNSPNEKRYFQKTMKTQYLTDSLRSEPHLLMKA, encoded by the exons ATGAGAATCCTGAACGTATTGTGGACGCTGCTGAAAATGCTCTACCAACTGTTATGGTGTTCGGCGCGACTACTTTCCCtgctctttaatattttttggtttgccTGCAATCTTGCCTCGGCCTGTATCCCCTGGATGACGTTGGTGTTGATGGTCGCTTGTGTGGGTTCTAAGTTCGCTAAATTACGTAGTCCGGATGAAAAACGATTGCTTAGATTACTTGGCGGTTGTGCACCGGAAGAACTAACTTACTGGCCTATAGCTAACCGCGGTGCGGGTTATGATGCTCCCGAAAACTCCAGAGCAGCAATCAAAAAG TGTGTCGCACGTGGCTATCGAAACATACTGCTGGAGGCCAGTTTGACAGCGTGTGGTGAAATAGTGATAGTAAATCGCACAACTTTAGAACGAGCCGGATTGTTAGGTGGTATTGCACAATATACATTGGACGAATTACGCAAATTGAATATAACAGAGCTACATCCTTTAGG ctcACAATTTGAAGCTGAACAAATACTTACGCTTAAAGAattattgctaattttggaGGAAGAACACCGCATAActatatttttacacattttggacAACAGTGTACGCATGTTGGAACAGTTGAGAGCTGCAATCAAATCTAATGCACAATTCACATCACGCACAATACTCATTAGTCGTTCACCATACGCTATTTATCAG TTACGTAAATCACGACCGGAATTGATTTGCGGACTCTGGACGGAGAAATCGCTTTCATTGGCACTTTTGAAGGCGTCAACACTCATAACATCGATTTATGGCGCTTTTTTTCGTAATATCATTGCGCCTGTAATCGGAATTAGTGTTGTTTTTGTCAACAAGGAAGAATTCAATCT tcACATTGCTGAGTTATGGCGGAACGTAGGTGTTCGTCCACTAGTATATAATGTAAATTCACCCAACGAGAAACGCTATTTTCAAAAGACGATGAAAACCCAATATTTAACCGATTCTTTACGCTCTGAACCTCATCTGCTAATGAAAGCTTAA